A region from the Leptospira dzoumogneensis genome encodes:
- a CDS encoding ABC-F family ATP-binding cassette domain-containing protein, with amino-acid sequence MIKISNLHKSYTSNLLFDDLNLSLNRGEKLGLVGRNGHGKSTLFQMILGNVEPDSGSITVPKGYKIGHLQQHLKFTKPTVLEECALGLPEGEEYETWQVEKVLSGLGFSEADLERSPEEFSGGYQIRMNLAKLLVSGPDLLMLDEPNNYLDIVTIRWLEEFLREWEGEIILVTHDRSFMDSVVTHTAAIHRTKAIKVQGDTDKLYNQINQAEEIYERTRLNEAKKRKQEEIFIARFKAKASFASRAQSRVKKLEKQGEMKALEEIESLELYFNSAPFAASQMLSAENISFSYSGKEPFLISDFSLSVGKRDRICIIGKNGKGKSTLLKLLAGELQPSSGKIQKHPALKEGYFGQTNKLNLNENATVTEEIMSADKSCTEWLARTIAGGLMFSDDMSLKKIKVLSGGEKSRVMLGKILVTPCHLLFLDEPTNHLDMQSCDALIEAIDEFEGSLIMVTHNEMHLRAVATKLIVFDNDTIRIFDGSYEDFLKDVGWSDEDY; translated from the coding sequence ATGATCAAAATTTCTAATCTTCATAAATCTTATACTTCTAACTTGTTGTTCGATGATCTGAATCTGAGTTTGAATCGGGGCGAAAAATTGGGTCTCGTAGGTCGGAACGGTCACGGTAAGTCCACTTTGTTCCAGATGATTTTGGGAAATGTGGAACCGGATTCCGGTTCTATCACTGTGCCGAAGGGTTATAAGATCGGGCATTTGCAGCAGCACTTGAAATTTACTAAGCCTACTGTGTTGGAAGAATGTGCGCTCGGGCTTCCGGAAGGTGAAGAATACGAGACTTGGCAGGTTGAAAAAGTTTTGTCCGGTTTGGGTTTTTCGGAAGCGGATCTGGAGAGAAGTCCGGAGGAGTTTTCGGGTGGTTATCAGATCCGGATGAATCTGGCGAAACTTCTGGTCTCCGGTCCCGACTTACTCATGTTAGACGAGCCGAACAACTATTTAGATATCGTTACGATTCGTTGGCTTGAGGAATTCCTACGTGAGTGGGAAGGTGAGATCATTCTGGTCACTCACGATAGAAGTTTTATGGATAGTGTGGTGACTCATACTGCGGCGATCCATCGTACGAAAGCGATCAAGGTCCAAGGTGATACGGACAAACTTTATAATCAGATCAACCAGGCTGAAGAAATTTACGAAAGGACCCGTTTGAACGAGGCGAAAAAAAGAAAACAAGAAGAGATCTTCATCGCACGTTTTAAAGCGAAGGCGAGTTTCGCAAGCCGTGCTCAGTCCAGAGTGAAAAAACTGGAGAAGCAGGGTGAGATGAAGGCGCTGGAAGAGATCGAAAGTTTGGAATTATACTTTAACTCCGCACCTTTTGCAGCGAGCCAAATGTTGTCTGCGGAAAATATTTCTTTCTCTTATTCCGGAAAGGAACCTTTTTTGATTTCCGATTTTTCTCTGAGTGTTGGTAAGAGAGATCGTATTTGTATCATCGGTAAAAACGGTAAGGGTAAGTCTACTCTTCTGAAACTTCTTGCCGGGGAACTCCAACCAAGTTCCGGAAAAATACAAAAACACCCCGCATTGAAAGAAGGTTATTTCGGTCAGACGAATAAATTGAATCTGAATGAGAACGCGACTGTCACCGAAGAAATTATGAGTGCGGATAAATCTTGCACCGAATGGCTTGCGAGAACTATCGCCGGTGGATTGATGTTCTCGGACGATATGTCCTTGAAAAAGATCAAGGTTCTTTCGGGCGGCGAGAAGAGCAGGGTGATGCTCGGAAAAATTTTAGTGACTCCTTGTCATCTTCTATTTCTGGATGAGCCTACCAACCACTTGGACATGCAATCTTGCGACGCATTGATCGAGGCAATCGACGAGTTCGAAGGTTCTCTCATCATGGTTACTCACAATGAAATGCATCTTCGCGCTGTCGCAACCAAGTTGATCGTTTTTGATAACGATACGATCCGGATTTTCGACGGTTCTTACGAGGACTTCCTCAAAGATGTCGGCTGGTCCGACGAAGACTATTAG
- a CDS encoding sterol desaturase family protein, which produces MFAISTILLNTIITLLGLWLWRTGSIQFRSDIGIFALFDILILILVMDAGMYLLHRIAHIRFIYPFAHRTHHRYDKPRPLTLFVLNPLEALGFGTLWLLVICAYDFSWAGMSIYLGLNVVFGSIGHLGVEPLSDKLLRSNLFNTLTTSTFHAMHHRNEDYNFGFYTSIWDRIFGTLYSENSRSQD; this is translated from the coding sequence TTGTTTGCTATATCTACTATACTTCTTAATACTATTATTACATTACTCGGTCTTTGGCTTTGGAGAACAGGTTCCATTCAATTTCGGAGTGATATAGGGATTTTTGCGTTATTCGATATTTTGATCCTTATTTTAGTTATGGATGCAGGTATGTATTTGCTGCATAGGATCGCCCATATCCGATTTATTTATCCTTTCGCTCATAGAACTCACCATCGATACGATAAACCTCGTCCTTTGACACTATTTGTTCTAAATCCTCTGGAAGCTCTTGGATTTGGAACACTATGGTTATTGGTGATCTGTGCTTATGATTTCTCTTGGGCCGGAATGAGTATTTATCTCGGACTGAACGTCGTATTCGGCTCGATCGGCCATTTGGGAGTGGAACCTCTTTCGGACAAATTGCTTCGTTCTAATTTATTCAATACACTGACAACGAGCACATTTCATGCAATGCATCATCGGAACGAAGATTATAATTTCGGATTTTATACTTCGATTTGGGATCGGATCTTCGGCACCCTTTACTCGGAAAACTCGCGTAGCCAAGACTAA
- a CDS encoding DMT family transporter gives MNLLLPVIFALLSGLAMSIQPGINSILGKNIESPWLASTISFFVGTIALGIVTFALGEMKSTSFLLQIIKEQPWWIWIGGFLGAVVVTSSLVFAPKLGATSWIALFLLGQVVTSILLEKWGVLGFPEKPISVQKMIGLALLVVSAWLVRKG, from the coding sequence ATGAATCTATTATTACCCGTAATCTTCGCGCTTCTTTCCGGACTCGCAATGTCCATACAACCAGGCATCAATTCCATATTAGGAAAAAATATAGAAAGTCCTTGGCTTGCCTCCACCATTTCCTTTTTTGTCGGAACGATCGCATTGGGGATCGTAACTTTTGCCTTAGGAGAAATGAAATCTACTTCATTCTTATTGCAAATAATCAAAGAACAACCTTGGTGGATTTGGATCGGAGGATTTTTAGGAGCTGTAGTAGTTACTTCTTCCTTAGTATTTGCTCCTAAGTTAGGAGCCACAAGCTGGATCGCTTTATTCTTATTAGGGCAAGTTGTAACTTCTATTCTATTAGAAAAATGGGGAGTATTAGGATTTCCTGAAAAACCGATTTCAGTTCAAAAGATGATCGGATTAGCACTGCTGGTTGTGAGTGCGTGGTTGGTTAGAAAAGGGTGA
- a CDS encoding metal-dependent hydrolase, whose product MGQATSTRVQPKIRKPKFPLEDIAKEKGFGKNIPFFTAFLSSLSVLFPEGERFFIRSVKAFSEVVDPALKSEIKAFAGQEAVHGNVHDKMNERFVEIGLDFRSHEKMFCWLFFDILEKNILKLFPVWGKRLALSITAAAEHFTATLGRFLLSLPEKRVAWIDPISWKVIEWHALEELEHKAVAYDVYRASGGGYFTRVLGMTIAVQLLGLLAIVGTIRALFYFGIPNPSQIIRDIRFFFGIPGFTWAVIFYILEYYIPGFHPNDQDDHKLLEKFEKVMTAHGY is encoded by the coding sequence ATGGGCCAAGCGACATCTACAAGAGTCCAGCCAAAGATACGTAAGCCGAAATTCCCTTTGGAAGACATCGCAAAGGAAAAAGGTTTCGGAAAAAACATCCCGTTCTTTACTGCATTTCTTTCCAGCTTAAGCGTATTATTTCCGGAAGGAGAACGTTTCTTTATACGTTCAGTCAAAGCGTTCAGCGAAGTTGTCGATCCGGCTCTTAAGAGTGAGATTAAAGCATTCGCAGGACAAGAAGCGGTCCACGGAAACGTTCATGATAAAATGAACGAAAGATTCGTGGAAATCGGTTTGGACTTCCGCAGTCATGAAAAAATGTTCTGCTGGTTATTCTTCGATATATTAGAAAAGAATATTCTAAAACTTTTTCCTGTTTGGGGAAAAAGACTCGCCCTCTCGATCACCGCGGCCGCAGAACATTTCACCGCAACTCTAGGTAGATTTTTACTTTCTCTCCCGGAAAAACGTGTAGCTTGGATCGACCCGATCAGCTGGAAAGTGATCGAATGGCATGCGTTGGAAGAATTAGAACATAAGGCCGTGGCATATGATGTGTACCGTGCCTCCGGCGGTGGATATTTTACTCGGGTACTCGGAATGACTATCGCAGTTCAACTTCTTGGACTTTTAGCGATCGTTGGGACGATCAGAGCCTTATTCTATTTTGGTATTCCGAATCCGAGCCAGATCATTAGAGACATTCGTTTCTTCTTCGGTATTCCGGGCTTTACATGGGCAGTGATCTTTTATATTTTAGAATATTATATTCCCGGTTTCCATCCGAACGATCAAGACGATCACAAACTTCTGGAGAAGTTTGAGAAAGTTATGACGGCTCACGGATATTAA
- a CDS encoding MATE family efflux transporter, translating into MEAIQKDPKLELEKTSLWRELRKALTGTEADYTQISLGKAVFLLSVPMVLELVMESAFAVVDIYFVGALGPSAVAAVGLTETYLFLLYSLAIGMSTAVTAIIARRIGEGDKEQAGIAAVQSVFLSILVSLPFAIFGVWFAKDLLLLMGGDPWVVEHGSRYTQWIFGGNIVIILLFGLNAVFRGAGDAAIAMRVLWISNGLNMILDPIFIFGFGPVPAMGIEGAAIATNIGRGVGVLLQIYLLLKGGKHIQVLRSQISIHWEIISDIVRTSIGGIGQTIIGMTSWIFLVRIISEFGSEAVAGATIALRIMMFTLMPSWGMSNAVATLVGQNLGAGRPDRAERSVWIVGVWNMVFLIGVSICYFIFRESLVSIFTDDAKVISIGSEWLGIVSYSYFVYAWWMVSVQAFNGAGDTMTPTLINLVFFWIFQIPFAYVLAKVLSYGYSGVFWASMITETSVGLFTLWLFRKGGWKTSKV; encoded by the coding sequence ATGGAAGCTATACAAAAAGACCCAAAGTTAGAATTAGAAAAGACCTCCCTTTGGAGGGAATTAAGAAAAGCGCTTACTGGAACAGAGGCGGATTATACACAAATTTCGCTTGGTAAGGCCGTTTTTTTACTATCTGTTCCGATGGTCTTGGAATTGGTCATGGAATCTGCATTTGCAGTCGTTGACATTTATTTTGTGGGTGCCTTAGGTCCTTCTGCCGTTGCCGCGGTCGGGCTTACGGAGACGTATTTGTTCCTTCTTTATTCTCTCGCCATCGGAATGTCCACTGCAGTGACCGCGATCATTGCTAGAAGGATCGGAGAAGGAGATAAGGAACAGGCCGGGATTGCAGCAGTCCAATCCGTTTTTCTTTCCATTCTCGTTTCATTACCTTTCGCCATCTTCGGAGTTTGGTTTGCGAAAGATCTTCTTTTGCTCATGGGAGGAGATCCTTGGGTCGTGGAACATGGTTCTCGTTATACACAATGGATCTTCGGCGGGAATATAGTAATCATTCTTTTATTCGGACTCAATGCGGTTTTTAGAGGTGCGGGGGACGCGGCGATCGCAATGAGAGTATTATGGATTTCTAATGGTCTTAATATGATCCTGGATCCTATTTTTATTTTCGGTTTTGGTCCGGTTCCTGCCATGGGTATTGAAGGTGCCGCCATCGCTACGAATATCGGAAGAGGAGTCGGGGTTCTTTTGCAGATCTATCTGCTTCTAAAAGGCGGAAAACATATCCAAGTACTTCGTTCCCAAATCAGCATACATTGGGAAATCATTTCGGATATAGTTCGTACTTCTATCGGAGGGATCGGACAAACTATTATAGGAATGACTTCTTGGATCTTTCTTGTGAGGATTATTTCCGAATTCGGAAGTGAGGCTGTAGCAGGAGCAACGATCGCTCTTCGGATCATGATGTTTACTCTCATGCCTTCTTGGGGAATGTCGAATGCTGTTGCGACTTTAGTTGGTCAGAATTTGGGAGCGGGGAGACCTGATCGTGCGGAACGGTCCGTTTGGATTGTTGGAGTATGGAATATGGTCTTTCTGATCGGAGTTTCCATATGCTATTTTATTTTCAGAGAATCTCTTGTGTCTATCTTTACTGATGATGCAAAAGTGATCTCTATCGGTTCCGAATGGTTAGGGATAGTGTCTTATTCTTATTTTGTATATGCTTGGTGGATGGTCAGTGTTCAGGCCTTTAACGGTGCCGGAGATACTATGACTCCTACATTAATCAATCTGGTCTTCTTTTGGATCTTCCAAATCCCATTCGCTTATGTTTTAGCGAAGGTTCTTTCTTACGGATACTCTGGAGTATTCTGGGCGAGTATGATTACGGAAACTTCTGTCGGATTGTTCACTCTTTGGCTTTTCCGGAAAGGTGGTTGGAAAACCTCGAAGGTTTGA
- a CDS encoding DUF4411 family protein, whose protein sequence is MPKIPKYCIDTSSYITAWCHHYSPAIFESLWKKVGEALNQGIIISPREVLDELERGSDELLKWAKLHKAAFIELEEKPQKILSEIMKSHPKIIDLSIPEIQADPYVIALAKHTDTIIVTEEKSAVDSKKKLKIPDVAKNYKVNCVPFSKLIEMEGWKF, encoded by the coding sequence ATGCCAAAAATTCCAAAGTATTGTATAGATACGAGTTCGTATATTACTGCTTGGTGCCATCATTACTCCCCCGCAATTTTTGAAAGCCTTTGGAAGAAGGTCGGAGAAGCTCTAAATCAAGGAATCATTATTTCACCGAGAGAAGTATTAGATGAATTAGAAAGAGGATCAGACGAGCTACTTAAATGGGCAAAACTTCACAAAGCTGCCTTCATCGAATTAGAAGAGAAACCTCAAAAAATTCTTTCAGAGATAATGAAATCCCATCCTAAAATCATCGACCTTAGTATTCCGGAAATCCAGGCCGACCCTTATGTTATCGCATTAGCAAAACATACCGATACGATCATTGTCACAGAAGAAAAATCCGCAGTCGATTCCAAGAAAAAATTAAAAATTCCAGATGTTGCTAAAAATTACAAAGTCAATTGCGTTCCTTTCAGCAAGCTTATTGAAATGGAAGGTTGGAAGTTTTAA
- a CDS encoding GFA family protein: protein MSLKKYTGSCHCGAVRYEADLDLSAGTGRCNCSFCRKVRNWSIIVKPEAFRLLNGENSLSFYEFNTKSSKHHFCKNCGVRTFSKGYIEEIGGAFISVAISTLDNADLNELIEAPVWYADGLNNNWHSQPAEIRYL, encoded by the coding sequence ATGAGCCTTAAAAAATATACCGGAAGTTGTCATTGTGGTGCGGTTCGTTATGAAGCGGATTTAGATTTGAGTGCAGGCACGGGAAGATGTAACTGTTCCTTCTGCAGAAAAGTTCGAAACTGGTCCATCATCGTTAAGCCGGAAGCTTTTCGTTTATTAAATGGAGAAAATAGTCTCAGCTTTTACGAATTTAATACCAAGAGCAGCAAACATCATTTTTGCAAAAATTGTGGAGTCAGAACTTTCTCAAAAGGATATATCGAAGAGATCGGCGGTGCATTCATAAGTGTTGCCATTTCTACTTTAGACAATGCAGATCTAAACGAACTAATAGAAGCTCCTGTATGGTATGCAGATGGTTTGAATAATAATTGGCATAGCCAACCCGCTGAAATTAGATATTTATAA
- a CDS encoding restriction endonuclease subunit S translates to MKAYPKYKDSRVEWLGKIPEHWNIEKFKYLFSLSSEKNGKNPKGEMLSVSSYRGIVIKEYESQSQQRTSDELADYRVVKPNQLVVNTMWLNFAGLGVSKFQGYVSPAYRCYYICNNIYRWYVHYLLRSSSYVSGYTKYLQGIRPNSLQMKTEEFHGFPILIPPLEEQQAIANYLDRETQKIDLLIAKQEKLIALLEEKRQALIANIISDKKTKNFQLRKITQLNQRFFNRENKTLYQPIGMYNRARGFFLKDKLLGEELGDSEFQWIKKNDFVISGQFAWEGAISLAANEEAECIASHRYYSISGQHGLLENSYLFAFFCTPRGNFLLNENSIGAAGRNRPLNINSLMREEIPVPQFKQQLMLKEFVEKELYLKKFISKPIELLKEKRSALISAAVTGKIDVRESA, encoded by the coding sequence ATGAAAGCTTATCCTAAGTATAAAGATAGTCGAGTTGAATGGTTAGGCAAGATACCGGAGCATTGGAATATTGAAAAATTTAAATATCTCTTCTCTTTAAGTTCTGAGAAAAATGGTAAGAATCCAAAAGGCGAAATGCTTTCAGTTTCAAGCTATCGAGGTATAGTTATAAAAGAATATGAAAGCCAAAGTCAGCAACGAACATCAGATGAATTGGCTGACTATCGAGTCGTCAAACCGAATCAATTGGTTGTCAATACCATGTGGCTAAATTTCGCGGGGTTAGGTGTATCCAAGTTTCAAGGTTACGTTAGTCCTGCGTATCGTTGTTATTATATATGCAATAATATCTATCGATGGTATGTACACTATCTCCTAAGAAGTTCGAGTTATGTAAGTGGGTACACTAAATATTTGCAGGGAATTCGCCCAAATTCACTACAAATGAAAACTGAAGAATTTCATGGCTTTCCAATTCTAATTCCTCCTCTCGAAGAGCAACAAGCGATCGCAAATTACCTGGACCGAGAAACACAAAAAATAGACCTTTTGATTGCAAAACAAGAAAAGCTGATTGCTTTACTGGAAGAAAAACGCCAAGCGCTTATTGCAAACATCATATCGGATAAAAAAACTAAAAATTTCCAACTTCGGAAAATCACACAACTGAACCAAAGGTTTTTTAATCGAGAAAATAAGACTCTATATCAGCCAATTGGAATGTATAATCGGGCTCGAGGATTCTTTTTAAAGGATAAATTACTTGGTGAAGAATTAGGTGATTCTGAGTTCCAATGGATCAAGAAAAATGATTTTGTAATTAGTGGTCAATTTGCATGGGAAGGGGCCATCAGCTTGGCAGCAAATGAAGAGGCTGAATGTATAGCTTCACATCGATACTATAGTATTTCAGGGCAGCACGGACTCTTGGAGAATTCATATTTATTTGCCTTTTTTTGCACCCCTCGCGGGAACTTTCTTCTAAACGAGAATTCTATTGGAGCGGCAGGCAGAAATCGACCTCTGAATATCAACTCACTTATGCGAGAAGAAATCCCCGTTCCACAATTTAAGCAGCAACTGATGTTAAAGGAATTTGTTGAAAAAGAGCTATACTTAAAAAAGTTTATTTCTAAACCAATCGAACTCCTCAAAGAAAAACGATCCGCACTCATTTCCGCTGCTGTCACCGGCAAAATTGACGTTAGAGAATCCGCATGA
- a CDS encoding XRE family transcriptional regulator, with translation MISVKAKINPTLLTWAREESGHTIESLALKVDAKPEKLLDWEKGDSLPSMSQVRKLAGCLKRPPAIFFLASPPPSESKPKDFRKNRSDNQFLPDALFMFRWAESRRETAAELASELDVKPLSSYPSATLTSNPISPIVDTIRFLDFDREFQYKNRKPEEFLKYCISLLESKDILVFQTENIDLNQFRGFSIPTLPFPVIAINSDDSYHGRIFTLFHELGHILLREGGICDLEFEDKTPKTDTDKIEIWCNQFSANLLCPSEEIYGFIQENYDPKTKIQLKQIEELSKHFIVSREVIARRIFHLRLISESEYKKFRREFQKDWIKYKNARKEKKGGGGASTHLYTNLNRNGRKYSSIVLSAYNNNLLNPLQAGQFLNIRTQYLNSLSGIVFGS, from the coding sequence ATGATTTCCGTAAAAGCCAAAATTAATCCAACCTTGTTGACCTGGGCGAGAGAGGAATCCGGCCATACAATCGAAAGTTTGGCTTTAAAAGTAGATGCGAAGCCTGAAAAACTTCTAGATTGGGAGAAAGGAGATTCATTACCTTCTATGAGCCAGGTGAGAAAGCTGGCGGGTTGCTTAAAGCGCCCCCCAGCAATATTTTTTCTCGCCTCTCCACCTCCATCTGAAAGTAAACCTAAAGATTTCAGAAAAAATCGCTCCGATAATCAATTTCTTCCTGATGCTTTATTTATGTTCCGATGGGCCGAATCTCGAAGGGAAACTGCAGCGGAATTGGCAAGTGAATTAGACGTTAAACCTCTTTCTTCCTATCCTTCCGCAACACTTACATCTAATCCGATTTCTCCGATAGTAGATACAATACGCTTTTTAGATTTTGATAGAGAATTTCAGTATAAAAATAGAAAGCCGGAAGAATTTCTAAAATACTGCATAAGCCTCCTTGAATCTAAGGACATTTTAGTTTTCCAGACTGAGAATATTGATCTAAACCAATTCCGTGGGTTTAGTATCCCGACCCTACCATTTCCGGTAATCGCAATTAATTCTGATGATTCTTATCACGGCAGGATCTTTACCCTTTTCCATGAATTAGGTCATATCCTTTTACGTGAAGGGGGAATTTGTGATCTAGAATTTGAAGACAAAACTCCAAAGACTGATACCGACAAGATCGAAATCTGGTGTAATCAATTTTCTGCAAATCTACTCTGCCCTAGCGAGGAAATTTACGGGTTTATTCAAGAAAACTACGACCCAAAAACAAAGATTCAGCTAAAACAAATCGAAGAACTTAGCAAACATTTCATCGTAAGCCGAGAAGTAATCGCGAGAAGAATTTTCCACCTAAGACTCATTAGTGAGAGTGAATATAAAAAATTTAGAAGAGAATTTCAGAAAGATTGGATCAAATACAAAAATGCCCGCAAGGAAAAAAAAGGTGGGGGCGGAGCAAGCACTCATCTATATACCAATTTAAATCGCAATGGTCGAAAATACTCTTCTATAGTTTTATCTGCCTATAATAATAATCTTTTGAATCCTCTCCAAGCAGGTCAATTTCTCAATATACGTACCCAATATTTAAATTCTCTATCCGGAATAGTATTCGGATCTTAA
- a CDS encoding HsdM family class I SAM-dependent methyltransferase has translation MGLIFEELIRRFAESSNETAGEHFTPRDIVTLTTSLVFNFDSDTLGKPGVIRSVYDPTAGTGGFLSSSTEYIHSMNPKAKIANFGQELNPESYAICKADMLIKGQDVKNIKLGNTLSEDQHAESKFDYLLSNPPFGVEWKKVEKSVQDEYKKKGYNGRFGPGLPRVSDGSLLFLLHLISKMVSPSKGGSRIGIILNGSPLFTGGAGSGESEIRRHILENDLLEAIIALPTDMFYNTGIATYIWILNNHKVKGRLGKVQLINANNDEFCDKMRKSLGSKRKYLTEEHIKRIVKIYGNFEESKVSKIFKNTQFGYRRITIDRPLKLSFKPQEESKLSSLKEEVAFAKLSKKEQDTILNALLGLKEEYKDRSQFLTELNSSPILQSSKLKLSNIQEKMIVKCIGEQDEDAQICKNSKGEIESNSELRDYENVPLSESIEEYFQREVLPHVTEAWIDTSKVDEKDKKVGIVGYEIPFNRHFYEYKPPRDLKEIDADLDQVTKEILTLLQEVHS, from the coding sequence ATGGGCCTTATCTTCGAGGAACTGATTCGAAGATTCGCAGAATCCAGTAACGAGACTGCAGGAGAACATTTTACTCCTCGTGATATAGTAACTCTAACAACTTCCCTAGTTTTTAATTTTGATAGCGATACTCTTGGAAAACCCGGGGTAATTCGTTCCGTCTACGATCCGACTGCTGGAACCGGAGGATTTTTATCTTCAAGTACCGAATATATCCACAGTATGAACCCGAAAGCGAAGATAGCAAATTTCGGTCAGGAATTAAATCCGGAATCGTACGCTATCTGCAAAGCGGACATGCTTATTAAAGGCCAGGATGTAAAAAATATAAAGTTGGGTAATACGTTAAGTGAAGACCAACATGCAGAAAGCAAATTCGACTATCTATTATCAAATCCTCCGTTTGGAGTAGAGTGGAAGAAAGTCGAAAAGTCAGTCCAAGACGAATATAAGAAAAAAGGTTATAACGGTAGATTTGGCCCAGGATTGCCTCGCGTATCCGATGGGAGTTTATTATTCTTATTACATTTGATCTCTAAAATGGTTAGTCCTAGTAAGGGAGGTTCTAGAATAGGAATTATCCTGAATGGATCCCCTCTCTTTACAGGAGGAGCCGGATCAGGAGAGTCCGAAATACGTAGGCATATTTTAGAGAATGATCTTTTAGAGGCCATCATTGCCTTGCCAACTGATATGTTCTATAATACCGGCATAGCCACGTATATTTGGATATTAAACAATCATAAAGTAAAGGGGCGATTGGGGAAGGTCCAGCTCATCAATGCGAATAACGATGAGTTCTGTGATAAAATGAGAAAATCTCTCGGCTCCAAAAGGAAATACCTAACCGAAGAACATATCAAACGAATCGTAAAAATCTACGGAAACTTTGAAGAATCTAAAGTAAGTAAGATCTTTAAAAATACTCAATTCGGCTATAGAAGGATCACCATAGATCGACCGCTAAAACTAAGTTTCAAACCCCAAGAGGAATCGAAATTATCCAGCTTAAAGGAAGAAGTAGCTTTTGCAAAACTTTCTAAAAAAGAGCAGGACACTATTTTAAATGCTTTGCTCGGATTAAAGGAAGAATATAAAGATAGATCTCAATTTTTAACCGAATTGAATTCCTCTCCCATTCTCCAATCTTCTAAGCTGAAATTATCAAACATACAAGAGAAGATGATTGTAAAGTGCATCGGAGAACAAGATGAAGATGCTCAAATTTGCAAAAACTCGAAAGGAGAGATCGAGTCAAATAGCGAGTTAAGAGATTACGAAAACGTTCCTTTATCTGAATCGATCGAAGAATACTTTCAAAGAGAAGTCCTTCCGCATGTAACTGAAGCTTGGATCGATACAAGCAAGGTAGATGAAAAAGACAAAAAAGTCGGAATCGTTGGATACGAAATCCCCTTCAACCGGCATTTTTATGAATATAAACCACCAAGAGATCTAAAAGAAATCGATGCCGATTTAGACCAAGTAACAAAGGAAATCCTCACTTTATTACAAGAGGTTCATAGCTAA
- a CDS encoding HTH domain-containing protein, whose protein sequence is MHKYFTILVCRKHIQNMSDSLSFLEIAEKALNTIGKPMSASEIWALAKERSWKTDSVGITPWATVAAQIYVSIKNDPHTPFRQVSKRPTRFALTPWGEAAEKAASELNSFVLESENVPLKERELHPALAKFVYSNSHFRAYVKTIYHEASIKSVKGRNLWLHPDLVGVRFNFDEYKKETVNLQKLTANPDCYLFSFEMKINLHFGNLREAFFQAVSNSSWANEGYLVAANIQEEMDLMDELARLSKAFGIGIIRLNTSKPEQSEILFQSNPKSELDFDTINRLVEDNENFKDFLSNIAEDVKLGKVKSEYDKRE, encoded by the coding sequence ATGCATAAATACTTTACAATTCTTGTATGTAGAAAACATATTCAGAATATGTCGGACTCATTATCCTTTCTTGAAATCGCCGAAAAAGCATTAAACACGATAGGAAAACCAATGAGCGCCTCTGAAATTTGGGCACTCGCAAAAGAACGGAGCTGGAAAACGGACTCAGTTGGAATAACTCCTTGGGCGACAGTCGCTGCACAAATCTATGTAAGTATAAAGAACGATCCTCATACTCCTTTTCGACAAGTTAGTAAAAGACCAACCCGCTTTGCATTAACTCCGTGGGGAGAAGCTGCCGAAAAAGCTGCTTCTGAACTGAACTCTTTTGTACTAGAATCGGAAAACGTACCATTGAAAGAAAGAGAACTACACCCAGCCCTTGCAAAATTTGTATATTCCAATTCTCATTTCAGAGCATACGTTAAAACGATTTATCACGAGGCTTCAATCAAATCAGTTAAGGGAAGAAATCTATGGCTGCATCCAGACTTAGTAGGAGTTCGATTTAATTTTGATGAGTATAAAAAAGAAACGGTCAACTTACAAAAATTAACCGCAAATCCGGATTGTTATCTATTTTCCTTTGAGATGAAAATCAATCTTCATTTCGGGAATTTGCGAGAGGCATTTTTCCAGGCGGTTTCAAATTCCTCCTGGGCCAATGAAGGCTATCTGGTTGCAGCAAATATCCAAGAAGAAATGGATCTTATGGACGAACTAGCAAGATTGAGTAAAGCCTTCGGTATTGGAATCATCCGACTCAATACGAGTAAACCGGAGCAGAGCGAAATTCTTTTTCAATCCAATCCCAAATCGGAATTAGATTTCGATACAATCAATCGATTGGTGGAAGATAATGAGAATTTTAAGGATTTTTTAAGTAATATTGCAGAAGATGTGAAACTTGGGAAGGTAAAGAGCGAATATGATAAAAGGGAGTGA